A genomic stretch from Anaerobranca californiensis DSM 14826 includes:
- the glp gene encoding gephyrin-like molybdotransferase Glp codes for MNTNIQIKSALEMLITEVKPKSPVSLNLVDALGYVLAEDIFSPLNIPPFDRSPLDGFALRACDTLNATKEQPTTFKVIDFAPAGKPSTKILGPYQAIRIMTGAKIPDGADLIVPFEETEFTEEWVKVFKTYKSNSNITFKGEDIKKGQRVLVKGDLINPPEIGILASIGKNEVLVYDRPKVAILSTGDELVDVNQPLEEGKIPNSNSYTIAALVKRAGGIPYILPHCPDHLEKITKEISSTLKWADILVTTGGVSVGDKDYVMEAFQRICDKFLFWKVKMKPGTPITAAKYKDKLMIGLSGNPAAAFITFEIFVKPIIKKFRGLEKIYPLELESTLLSNFTKVRNQNRFVRAITYYDSGNFYTKLPDSHSSGVISSLTKVNSLFFIPAGAGPFTEGQKIKVQLLEGEDLLP; via the coding sequence ATGAATACAAATATACAAATTAAATCAGCATTAGAAATGTTAATAACAGAAGTTAAGCCCAAATCACCTGTTTCGTTAAATTTAGTGGATGCCTTAGGTTATGTCTTAGCAGAAGATATTTTTTCACCTTTAAATATTCCACCCTTTGACAGGTCACCACTAGACGGTTTTGCCCTCAGGGCTTGTGATACTTTAAATGCTACAAAAGAACAACCAACAACATTTAAAGTTATTGATTTTGCCCCTGCGGGAAAACCTTCAACAAAAATTCTAGGGCCATATCAAGCTATTAGAATTATGACAGGAGCTAAAATACCTGATGGTGCCGACTTAATAGTACCTTTCGAAGAAACGGAGTTTACTGAGGAATGGGTCAAGGTTTTTAAAACCTATAAAAGTAATTCCAATATTACCTTTAAAGGAGAAGATATTAAAAAAGGTCAAAGGGTGTTAGTTAAAGGGGATTTAATCAACCCTCCAGAAATAGGGATACTTGCCTCTATTGGCAAGAATGAGGTGTTAGTTTATGACAGACCAAAGGTAGCAATTTTATCTACCGGTGATGAGTTAGTAGATGTTAATCAGCCCCTTGAAGAGGGGAAAATTCCCAATAGCAATTCTTATACAATTGCTGCTTTAGTAAAAAGGGCAGGGGGAATACCTTATATACTGCCCCACTGTCCAGACCATTTAGAAAAAATTACAAAGGAAATATCTTCTACACTAAAATGGGCTGATATTCTAGTTACAACTGGAGGAGTTTCCGTTGGTGATAAGGATTACGTAATGGAAGCTTTTCAAAGGATTTGTGATAAGTTTTTATTCTGGAAAGTGAAAATGAAGCCTGGTACTCCTATCACAGCGGCAAAATATAAAGATAAATTGATGATCGGTTTATCGGGAAATCCAGCTGCCGCCTTTATTACCTTTGAAATTTTTGTTAAACCTATAATTAAAAAGTTTAGGGGATTAGAAAAAATATATCCCCTTGAACTAGAATCTACATTATTAAGTAATTTTACTAAGGTGAGAAATCAAAATCGCTTCGTTAGAGCTATCACCTATTATGATAGTGGTAATTTCTATACAAAGCTACCTGATTCCCATAGCTCTGGAGTTATTTCTAGTTTAACAAAGGTTAATTCCCTCTTCTTTATTCCTGCAGGGGCGGGCCCCTTTACTGAAGGTCAAAAAATTAAAGTACAACTTTTAGAAGGAGAGGATTTATTGCCATGA
- the mobB gene encoding molybdopterin-guanine dinucleotide biosynthesis protein B, whose product MIPVISVVAGHSNTGKTTLLCQIIKSLKKRGYKVATIKHDVHGFEIDHPGKDTYNHRQAGADIVMISSPKLFAMIEGVEEEYSLDQLLNKIQGVDIVFTEGYKKMDKPKIEVFREGISKELVSPLNQLLAIVTDVDIENIDVDIENIKEIPQFSFNEIEKLVDLIEDKYLT is encoded by the coding sequence ATGATTCCAGTAATTTCAGTAGTTGCCGGACATTCAAATACCGGGAAAACTACACTTTTATGCCAAATTATCAAATCATTAAAAAAAAGGGGTTATAAAGTGGCTACAATTAAACACGATGTCCATGGTTTTGAAATTGACCATCCTGGTAAAGATACATACAACCATCGGCAAGCGGGGGCTGATATCGTCATGATATCTTCCCCAAAACTCTTTGCCATGATAGAAGGGGTTGAAGAAGAATATTCTTTAGACCAGCTTTTAAATAAAATCCAAGGGGTAGATATTGTATTTACCGAAGGGTATAAAAAAATGGATAAACCTAAAATTGAAGTATTTAGAGAGGGAATTTCAAAGGAGCTGGTATCTCCTCTAAATCAACTTCTAGCTATTGTCACCGATGTAGATATTGAAAATATAGATGTAGATATTGAAAATATAAAAGAAATCCCCCAATTCTCTTTTAACGAAATAGAGAAATTGGTGGATTTAATTGAAGATAAGTATCTAACTTAA